The DNA region CTGTTTCCCATTCCCTGTCTCAAAATCGAATTATTTCACTTGTTGATTTCagattaatttcaatctttgttatgaccttactcagtcaatttttaaagatattaaggttatttttcatagaatgttctttacattatgtagtatgattttatgtagGAAATAGTTAATCACAaacatgggcgtcggaagcaaaaTCTAAAATGTGGGTAGGTCCCCTGTCCACCGCAAACAAAAAGAATCCAAGGGTATATGTGCcatgtttatattattttgcTTTTACATTAAACAATTGCTTTTTATGAATAAAAGTAGTGGTGAAATTCTGGTGTAGGCCTACTTTGAACAGGAGCAGGCTTTCTGACAATAGCAGGGTATCCTCACTACTctaatatttattttcattaactGACCACCTGTACAGACCAagtgtgcctcataagtcttgaaaagtgaagctgctggctctttgatcaccccctggtggctggctgcagtacaagtcataaaccccgccctctccaatCAAACGAATGTGAGTccgctctaaataaaaaaatatttacacttccaataaaagtttccgaaagatggttttggtcgtttaaggtagttgttatcacgctgatatatgttcaagtgtacatttttgtgataagtttgACGTTTTTACATAACATGGCGGCGAacatggtcggacattttttgcttcaattcattacaatggagggaGACGACGGTGCgtcgtccatattttttacagtctatggtacaGACGCATCTGAGGAGCTGTTCGGTACTGAAACTGTTGTCAGTTtaaggcccaatcccatttctctgtcttacccctaccccttagttttgccCGTTCACGTGAGAGTAAGGACCAATTGGGATAGTCCTTTTGCTCTCGTGaacgtgcaaaactaaggggtaggggAAAGGGGTAAGACaaagaaatgggattgggccaAAAGTAGTTCAGTAAAATAGCCTACTTAATCAGTAGGCCTAGCAAGTATATAGCAAATAAAGGTAAACTAATAACATTTTTGtataccctactgaaaaatccagctaagaccacaGCATAAGCTGTAGctagttttagctggtttaaagtggcattagctggtttaagctggttcCCCCAGCCTGGCATTTAAATTTAACGAGATCCGTCGTGTCAtggacaaaaataatttttagcaGATAGCGGGAGTGATTACATATTTTAAGCAGGAGCTGGAATCAACCTTGTGGTAGAGGGATGAAAAACAGTCCTGCGCAGACCTTTAGTGCAGGCGAAAGTAGTGAAAACATGAAATGGAGTTTAGTTGACTTTGAATTAGCCAACTGTAATGGATTTgagcaggggtgtccaaactTGGttctggagggccggtgtcttgCAGAGTTTAGCTGAAACTTCTCTCAACATTAGGGTGGGGGGAAAAATCTGCAGAGACACAGCCCTCCAGAAGAAGAATTGGACACCCCTGGGTTTGAGGAAGCACCAGCGTGGAAGTCTGTAACTAAAATGTGGAAcagagtttaatttattagggcATTCCTCTAgtgcaggggtgtcaaacatgcggcccgcgggccggatacggcccgcaaaggtgtccaatccggcccacgtgatgatttatacagtattattaaatattaaatacatattttaaaaacccttttaggcgggtgtctagttcgtttttaatatgagagacttgcggaaagcagcaaaatGCGGAACATAGAgtaaacacggtgcccaaaaatcttgccgttttattgttaccgctccgctaaagatccaccgattctggtaatccacttcgtgttttcccgcccgctccgcagcatctctgtgcccactctctgcctggagagcgaagacgacagtttccgaagttcgttgcattaacaggtagattcattacattatatcagttgttaaaccgccgaattagtaatttgtaagtatgtttatgtatttcttccggtaattatttgctgtcagtgttctaaaagtgctaacaacttagcaagctaacaaaaacaaaatatccacattcttattaacgttacaatgtttgtctaatcgatttaatgttcccgatcagatctaagttaatataaacactaaattagCTGTTGTTGGCActctttgtagacaaaaaatacaaaaaacaccaatgccttcacaaaataacgacagagaacggaaagagaggcttttagcagcagttcaacattgcaaacatggattcaaagctccatcaagccagcaggtaaatcatattgaatatttagcagattgtcacactttaattcttattatatttcccattataatcacttgtctaagttgatgctagtaatataacacataatatttataatactttattaaaaccataataatagtaccacccccaacagtgccatttttggtttgggccactgccccatctagcattttcaaaatgaatggtttataaataattttggcattaaggcaaaagaagttaaattaaagcttttcaacttataaggccagtgggttttgttcagatgtaaatttgtgtgtataatatatagtatgagtgtgaccttatgaaatgtagttttcaaagagctgtgtgtttctctggttttcttgctaaacaaactaattaattgatttgtttagttaattttaacacaattatcagcacactaaggtttaaaaaaaattatccggcccgcacttcatggcgttatttaccatccggccctcagcctaaaatgagtttgacacccctgctctagtggaatggatttgactgACAGCCCTCTGACAAGCACACAGACATGGGCCCTAAATGAGAGAAAAAGTGAGTGGGTCCagtatcattggtcttaaaaagtgggtgggtcttaTCTTATCCACATATAATGGTTCTGAAGCCCATATGACTTTATAGCTGGTTTTTACATTCAGGGTCACAAATTCTGAATTAACATTCCTGTgttaaacattaataatatcCACAGAAATTAGGAGTACAGATCATCTCATTTTTTGTTAGTCGTTTATTGTTTCACAACTTgtaaacaaaaagaaaatgcTTATTAAAAAGTCTTACAGCACTTACTGGAATGCTActaataaaaaagaaagaattaCATCAGTGTTGTGTTTGTGGCATTTCTTTATTCCATCACTATATCTATTAATCAGTTGTTATAGGAGACATAAGCATGTCCTGCTGTGATGGCTTTTCCTGTTTCTGTTTCTCTGATCTGATGTCTTTCCTAAGGAGATACAGGTAAGATGAAGGTAAGTCCTCTTGCATTTTAATGTACTATGTAACTTTGGTAAATAACCAGATTTACTCTTTATAATCTAATGCAGGGCTTCTCAAGCTTTTTGAGGCTTACATGTAACACGTGATGTACTCTTAAATGCTGTTGAACTATTTGTATTGTACATATTTCAAACATAAAATACTTTCAACATGTTTCATATAGTGATACACAAGAACAAATTTCAATTTGAATCACGTTAATACCACTTTATTTGTACTTTCAAACAGAGGTCAATTTTGTTCAAATCATATATAGACACAACACTGTGTATACTTTTCAAACGCTTTTAAAAATCAACAGTAGCAAAACTGGCATAGTTTTATTAAACCAAGTTTAAGGTTAAGTGCTCCAACCTCCGTCAATGTTCtcaataaaatatctaaatatatgtatataatattatatctAAATATAATAGTCACTTCAGATATATAGCTTTACTtgtgaaaacaaaatatttCTCCGTGTTAGAAACAGGGACGGTTCATGTCAAGTGAATTGAGGGTTTTTGTTTGAAGTCATATAGGCCAATGGCTTATGATCATTTGTTTTAATATATCACAATCATTAGATGGTCCTTATATTTAAATATGCTTTTAATAATACATcacagtttttttatatattaattcatGGATCCCTGTGGCTACGGATTGCAGACCACCAGGGGTCCCTGGACCTCCGTTTGAGAAGCCCTGATCTAATGAAAGCTTTTGTTACATACAGTGTAACACAGTACCTGCTTACTGTCTCAAATTTCTTCTCCCTGTACAGTGTGCTCTCTTTCATTAAGTACAGTAGTAAAATGTCACAGATTGTCATGCCCTGGggacaaataataaaaatagctATGCATATAAAGCAATGGCAGTTAGGACGCAAGTGATTGTATATAGTCAGTCATACTTACAGCACCCATTAAAGCAAGACCTGAGCCTATGTTGATAACAGTGGGAATGATATTGAACATTCCTGCCTGAAAAAGACAAGATTTAGAGGCAATGTGGCTCAAAAGTCTGAATCATGCTTGTAATTTAAATTTGAACTGGTTTCCATTAACAATTTCTGGAATAACAACTTTTATTCCAGAACTCCACTGACTGTACATTTtacatataatatatacatatagaCAGACACTGCTTCATACCGTTCCATAAACAATGATGTCGATATGAATTCCATACACTTTATATAAAGTCCTGTGGACCTCTccatcagcatttttaaaatAGCGAGCATATCTGAATAAAGAAGTTATAGAGTTACAGTTTGTTAAATAGGTGATTACAGAgcactaaaataattttattttttggttacCTGAAGTTATATCCGGCCGCGACCGAGCTGGTTGTTGTGCCGGTTTCCATACTTGTAAAGCTGTATTGTGGATGACACTTCGAGTATCCTTTATCAAGATCACAGCGCCATTCAATAAGAATCCCAATTGAACCACCCTGGCATTATATAATGATACAGAACAGTAATGTACAGTTAAACGCTTTTAAtgcaaatacataaataataaacaatagaCATTAAAAGATGATGACTATCCTCACCAGCACAGCCATATCCTGAAAATTGTGTCCAGCTTTGTGCACAACATCGCCCAACCGAAATATAGGACAGTATGGATGATGAATCTTGTCATACAAGCAGGTCTTTAGGTAGGTTTCATTATGTGTCTCTAAAACATTTGATCTTAGAAGAAAAATATTCAGACACAATACTGTTAGAATGACAAattcagtaaattattttagtgattACTCGAGGACTTGCATAAATCAGTGCAGGTCTTACTTTGAGAAGTTAAACTTGGAAAATCTGATGAAGTTCTTTATGTACAAGGTGAAATTTTCAGCTTTAGTCAGCAATGGAACCCTAAAAAAGACATTTCAGATGTGAGTGTGCTATCTGTTTAAGCAGTAATATGAGAGCCTGAGCTATATTGTTATATATTGTATACATTGTAATTTTAatagaaaaaatttaaatgctATGGTCAAAACCCATTGacatacacagttaaaatcTGCAAAAGGGTtaacaaaacattacatttaattttatggTTAAATAAAGTGAACTGTACTGTTTTTGAAATAAAAGGTgtgaattatatattttatgttaaaaatctttatttatttaaagggattaTACATGCACCTTTATGgtaaaatattgttaaaattataaataCAAGATTATAAACACTAAACTATAAATATAAGTCACAGTAAAATgagtaaaaacagtaaaaaaagtAGACATATGTTCAAACAAATACCTACATGACTCTtcacatttgatattttaaataattaaccCCTTAACTGGCACAAATCCCTTTTGAGTGGGGGgaaattaatataactctggcattttttgATCTAGTAGTCTGatcttttttaaagaaaacaatttaaGGTTTTTCAAAGAAGTGTCTgaggtgaaaatattaaataaaaaaacatgttataGCAGTTccaatttattttaagaaataaaaataatgcaataacattttattaatacaattataaaaatgtaaatgtttcacaaaagtaataatgGAAACAAGAAGCCCCAAGTCTTAAGTCCAAATTTCGAGTCCAAGTTCAAATCACAAACAATGAGgtttgtgtcacacttttaatggttttaacaacaacggccactaggtgtcaatggtttgctgcatactcttgtcacaaattaataaattactgtcactgtattattattaatgcGAAAAGGTttcaaaatatgaaaactacactttTAGAGCTTTCCGATGATATATAATTTGTCAaatttttgaagatttataataggatatagtgtaattaataaataataattaatatgcaTATGGGGGGGTCATGTAACAAAATTCTGTCACTACACTATTTCTATCGTCAGATTTTGAGGCACACTCTtttcataaatgaatcaattactctccctacataatttattttcataaaacactgttgaaatatgtattctagaggcttagacctttccaatgaTACATAGTTTGTCGTGATAGATTAAAATgtacatgcaaaatattgaaagtAGAGTCAGGTGTCTCGCTCACAGGATGGTGCCAGTTAAGGTCCTCATATATTTTTACCAGTTACATACATTATAGGGTGTCTTATGTTACACTTAGGgtcagtttcccggacagggtttagattaatccaggactagaccttagttatattacgacatttaagtcatttttacaaacatatcttacaaaaaaaaacaatactggtgtgcattatGAGACAAAGCCAAGtgatattttaagatatgtgaGTGCATgctgttttcagttaagacagctcaaacatgcattttagtctgaaaCTAGACTtgagccctgtctgggaaatcaCCCTTTAGGCGCCTTGTGATAAATTGTGATACAGGATGTGTCCGTCTGCTTTACCACTTGTGTTATGGTGGTAAGCTGTATGTTATTAAGTACAAAGCAGCTTTATATTACACACATATCAGTTAATGAAATAAGAATAGTAAAGTTTACGAAACCTAACCATGAAAAATACAGTTCAGAATGGCAAAATATACAACACTTTGCTGTAATGAAACAAATGGCACCATATTTCTACAGTTGTTAACAAGTTTCCACAAATGTTTTCTGGTAACCACAGctgtcagtttttttttaccgtaAAAACgatggattttttacagtgtagtttgcCAAAAACGACTCATTCATGgctattatttaaatatttttctttccaATATTCTttactgccatctagtggtgtgttttcaaacaaaacTTGTGGGAGTGATAGGAAATGCTCTTTACTCAGGCCGTTGGCTGTTTTCAATGGGACACCAGCCATATATTTCACAAGTGCCAGTAGGATTTCTGCTGTTTTTCAAACATACGCCAGTCTGTATCCCTGAGGAGGATAATAAAAACTAATTAGGGGGTTTTAACCCAACAGCCAACATTAGTTTACACAGTGTGGTCAGTGAACTTTGTTCTCTTCTCATAAGATAAGGTGGCTATATTTGCTTTGCCTTTATGCAAGGTGAAAACTACAGACAACACAAACAGAGCTATCTAACAGAATTTATCTGTGACATGCGAGGGAAGGCATaaaattttcctttttttatttcagattATAAATTAactaattaaattttttacatCTCATTAAAAATGTTTGAACAATGTAAAAAGTTTCAAGTTAAATTTATACCATTGCCGATCTGAAAAGCCTCTCCCTGTGTGCAATCTTCATTCTTAGTGCAAATAGCATCCAAAACTTTAGAGCtctaaagaaaaacacaaacataaagTAAACGTTTCGAGCACACATTTTTTGcttatatatttgaaaaaaaaataagtaagataaaaaaaataagttttacaaAAGTGACGTAAATATAAATCAACAGTTGTTGTACCTCAGAACAGGTGCCTAATTTTTGGTTCGGGGTCTCTATAAAATTGGTTGTTATGAAAAGGACACGCTCACCCTGAAATATACATCCAATATAACAAAGCTAATGATTATTAGAAACAGTTTCCTAGTAGTTCATTTTTAATGCTAAATATCTCAAAGATGACACAGAGACTCACCTGTTGTGGTATAACATAGTCCTCTGGTCCCCACAGGTGTACACCTGTACCTGTTGTGTTTGTGAGTGCAACCCCTTTAACTTTTGTAACTACAGAGCTATCAACCGTTTCATCTATAGCCTGATATCCTTTCTTTATCACAAACACCCACCTGTTTATAAAACGCACGATTAAAACATGAAAACAGAAGAAGGTATAATGAGTCTGAAATGATATCCTCTCTGTAACAGCCTTGAAACTTTGTGTTTTAACATATCATGTCATTCACTTTGAAAATCATGTAAACTTCAAACTTAACCTACTTCTAGATAAGATATTTTATATGGGTACGATATCTTACTTACCCGATTAGATATCCAATGACAGTGAGCTGAAATATTCGATATAAAACTCCAATTTTCCTATTTTTGGCGACCATATATTTAACGGTGCTATAATTAAAGAGAGACTGTAGTGCCATTGCTGCTCGTATGCACAGATCTATAAAGCTATAAAGTGCTTTCACCTGCTATAAAGTGTGACAGGACTTGCAAATTTACCTACAGGTGTGATCTGTGAAAGCTTCACACTGAGCAGAGAGATTCATGATAAGCATGTCAACttgaaatccagactaaagtcttataagtagcatcaaagtttgatttcaaagattgattttatattgatttcaatctttgacatgaccttagtcagaattaaaggtgcagtgtgtaactttaagaaggatcttttgacagaaatgcaatataatatacataaatatattatcagtggtgtataaagactgAACTGTTATGGGTTTATTACCCTTGAaagagacgtttttatctacataggcgcaggtctccttacatggaagtcaccattttgtgctgccGTGTTTCTACAGTAAAAAGCTCTACAGAGCACGTTTTGTGACTACTGTTTTTGTCTTAgctgacaacatgtttgtccagtGGCGGCTatcatagcttctctatgcattttgaTGAACGGTGGACTGAGccgcaattcacaatctcactgctagatgtcGCTAAAACTTACACACTGCTCCTTTAAAGATATCAACGTGAtatacagaatgttctttacattacgtaggatgattttacgtagaaaactgtaaaaaatgacttgagctgggttttcacaaacTCTTTATTACGTACTTTATATAAAGTAGTCATACtcttaaacattattttttagaTCAAcgtaaatacaatacaatacaaaacaATACATTCAAATATATGCCAATTGATTGTGAACTGCTAATATGAAAAACATCCATTTTGAATTGTTTCATTGAATTTATCATGGAAAAACAGCTGATGGATATGTAGTGAAATGACATCAtttagtaaaaataaaatgacattaTCTAATATATGACACATGTTTTTGATTAGATTTTGATTCAACATAGGCATGTTCATAAGTTTAAAGTATAGTAAAATGGGCaatgaaatgtaaatgtttataatcaAAATGACGTGGTGATTTTACTTTTACTGGTCTTCATGTAAAGTAGACAAAAGTAGTTTTTTGGACtaatgtttatttttctgactATTTCAAAAGTACTTTACTAGGTACACATTGTAATTCCTTATACTTAGCATGCATACAGTCAACAGTTACATGCAGttttttaaagcagacatatcatgcttttaaatctgtcctttttacatataaatcatctatttgtggtctatataaagcgaaactgcaatgcttgggtctgaattcctcattattatagccccacaggccccctttctacccctttt from Paramisgurnus dabryanus chromosome 8, PD_genome_1.1, whole genome shotgun sequence includes:
- the p2rx8 gene encoding purinergic receptor P2X, ligand-gated ion channel, 8, whose protein sequence is MALQSLFNYSTVKYMVAKNRKIGVLYRIFQLTVIGYLIGWVFVIKKGYQAIDETVDSSVVTKVKGVALTNTTGTGVHLWGPEDYVIPQQGERVLFITTNFIETPNQKLGTCSESSKVLDAICTKNEDCTQGEAFQIGNGIQTGVCLKNSRNPTGTCEIYGWCPIENSQRPEVPLLTKAENFTLYIKNFIRFSKFNFSKSNVLETHNETYLKTCLYDKIHHPYCPIFRLGDVVHKAGHNFQDMAVLGGSIGILIEWRCDLDKGYSKCHPQYSFTSMETGTTTSSVAAGYNFRYARYFKNADGEVHRTLYKVYGIHIDIIVYGTAGMFNIIPTVINIGSGLALMGAGMTICDILLLYLMKESTLYREKKFETVSRKDIRSEKQKQEKPSQQDMLMSPITTD